The Malus sylvestris chromosome 8, drMalSylv7.2, whole genome shotgun sequence genomic interval AGTAATGCCCTCGATCGGAAGTCTACCACTAGTTTATGTACTTTTGTTGATGGCAATCTTGTGACATGGAAGAGTAAAAAACAAACCGTGGTTGCAAGATCAAGTGCTGAGGCTGAATATAGAGCCATGGCAGCCACGGCTTGTGAATTAATTTGGTTAAAAAGTCTCCTAACGGATCTTGGTTGTGTTAACAAGGAACCTATGTCCTTATTTTGTGACAACCAAGCTGCCATGCATATAGCTTCAAATCCGGTATTCCACGAAAGAACAAAGCACATTGAAGTTCATTGCCATTACATCCGGGCACAAGTCCAATCCAAAGTCATCAACACCGTGTACACTTGAAGTTATGATCAACTTGCTGACTTGTTTACAAAAGCTCTCGGCTCTACTCATTTCCAAAGATTGCTGAGcaagcttggatcaatcaacccccttgatccagcttgagggggagtattgaaaCTGATGGGTGGCCATCACTTTGTGTTAAAGTGTTATTCcttaattttagggtttatgtCTTCTAGGAGATTTCTTGTGAGTTGTATCTAGGGCTAGCCTTTTTCTCTCTAGCTACTACTTTGTAGCTGTTTGCATTTGTTTATTGGGTAGGTTTTTCCTTCCTTGCTTCGTCTCCTTTTTATGAGATCTCTCCCTTGTAATTCTTTTTCATGAATACATACACACTTTGTTGAACTTAAATCTCAACACACGAGGACTCCAATTAAGACGGATTATCAGGACTTGTAGAAATCATACTAAGACATGGCTTGAAGATAATATAGAAAGTTGACACAAGATTCAAACAATGCAGAAAGAAACCGACTCGTAAAATTACCTCCCTCTGGCAGATCTGAGGTCCACAATGTGAGATTATCTTTGAGAAGCTGCATAATGAGGGTGCTGTCCTTGCTAGATTCTTGGTCGATGCTGTCAAGTTCGGCAAAAGTCTCATCAAATGCCTTCTTAGCTAGATGACACGCCCTGCACGGTGCAATGTTGCAAATGGAACATAAAAGTGGTGACTCGATGTTGTAAAAGTAAACACTGTGTAAAAATAATTGGAAGGAGGCATGCAAGTGGGGCAGAAAGAGGAAGATTAGGGAAACCTCTCCGGGGAGTTGAGAATTTCATAGTAAAAAACAGAGAAGTTTAGAGCCAGGCCGAGCCTGATTGGATGTGTTGGGGGCAACTCAGAGGCAGCAGTATCAACCGCAGTCTGCAGCACAAATGTAAATTGCGTTATGATCTAGTTATTGGTACGTGAATATAACATGACAATGAAAAGAAATTGTAAACATGATAGGGGAAGAAGACGTCCAGCAAGGAAGCGGAATCAAAGCATACCAAATAGGCTTTAAGCGAGTGATCAGCAGCTTCTTTGCGATCATCACCAGATTTAAATTCAGCTAGATATCGATAATAATCTCCTTTCCTGTCACACAACAACAAGGGTCACAagtcaaatctctctctctctctcacccacaCATGCCGTATTGTTGCCAAAGAAAACCGCAACATTACTTTGCATTGTGATAGTCTGTCAAAAGGAATAGGCAATGAAGCGAAGATCCTCCGAACATAATGCACACGAAAAGTAACCAAAGGTAAGAAATTCATAACGAAATAGTTGCTCTCACATCTTCTGGTAAAAAACAGTAGATTCCCCAGTGGACGAAGAGGGGAGAAGGTGATAATCAACAACTGTTAGTATGTCATGGCAAATTTTCGCAAGCTCGTCTTCAACCCTCTGCCTGTACTCCTTTATCCTCTTCACATTTTGTTCACCACCCTTGGCCTCTTCCTTTTGTTCAATGGAAGACAGTATCCGCCATGACGCCCTTCTTGCCCCGATCACACTCTTATACCCAACTGACAACAAATTTCGCTCCTCCACGCTCAATTCCACATCCAACTTGGCaactttcttcatttcttcaatcatctctgaaacaagaaaaatgaaatataattaatttgTATTATGCAAGTGTAGTACTGacccaaaaacagaaaattattTGCGCCACTGCCACCGCAGATGACCAAAACTCAAATCAGCAACTTTCCGGAAAATTTGTTGCAAAAATGATAAGACCAATACCTTATTTCCATTAAATTTCAGATGATATTACACATGCCACACACAAACCAAATAAATGGTACTGAATTGAGTCTCAGAATGAACAGGTGATCGAGGACGGGGTATGACATGTATCGCAATCAAAGAATGTTTAACATAGCCAGTTTTGCTTGTAAACAACTGGAAATTTAATTTCTGCTTACGAACACCTATTGTATATGTAATCACTCTTCCATTTCCTCTCTTTTCCGGATCAAAAAACCAAACCAGGCAAAGCTATCAAGGATCAAGCCGGAAACTTGAGATAATCATTGTTATAGGATCAAACACGCGCAGTAATTAACTTGGTCTAGTTATGATGCAAACTTAGATGCTCCTTGTGTAAAACTCATAACTTGGTCTGGTATTCCAAAAGCCATGAGAATATAACAAACACTTCACGCCACCACAAATCACAAAAGTAAGAAGGGTCCATGCAAGAAGAACATACCGTCGTATCTTTCGGCTTGCTCGGCAAGTTTCGCCTGGTAAGcatgcttctctctctctatctccatAGCCTTTCTCTCTGAAACTCTGGTTTTGGCAACTAATAAAAATTCTGCAACTAAATAATATGCTCTAGCTCTACTTATATATATCTCGTCACAACCCTCCGTCTATCTCTTTCATCACATGACGATTCAAATAGTTCAACCGAGAGACCGTTGGATATGGTTAGTGGACAGGTACTAGGATCAATGGTCTGAAATGGTTGTGGATTTTCCTCAGAGGGCGAGATAAGGGCCGGTGATGGAATTAGATTCGAACGTGGATCACATGGAGCAACGTGGTTGGGTGCGTTAGTGAACGGGGCGACCACTGATGGGTGTTTGATGTTGGAAAGGATGAGAGTGGTGAGTGGTGCACTGCAAGTGGGCTCCATTTTGTATATATGCTTACATGTTATGTCAACTCCTTTTCATTACGGTTTTCACCAAGAGAGATCTTTACGCAAGGGTGCCTACCAAGAAATGACTTATCTTGGTAAGAGTAAAATTTGTATTGAATCATTGCAATGCTAGCCACAAATTCAATTTTTGCTGTAATTTTTCGTCCTCCAATTCGCTTTCTTGTTCATCTTCCTCAATTTCTTCATCCCCTATTTCCCCCTCAATGtcttcctcctccaacaagTCTTCCTAAATTATTTCATTACCCCCATTCATATTTGAGACATTATATGTATAGAATCACCTAAGAAAAATACATGAATATAAATAGGGATACTTTAGATGCGGTACCTAATATTCAACAttatttgactaaaaccttaatgatattcaaagtttgatcaaagtcccttgactttgtacacctcattatattacaattaatatttatatttttatagttttgacattaattgtttgatattttatgagatttataaccttataaatttaaaatccctcattataatactattagaaacggttacaatacaaaaaattcaaacattttgattgaataaatggataaaaactatgtaaaaataagaaataatgaatggcaaaagaatgcatccatagtgttaaaaaaaattggtacattttacaaaaaattggtacatttcacatataacaaagtggtacattaataaagaagaatgggtactttataaataaattagggcaAAACTCAAGTTTAGCTCATTTTTCTAACAAGCCTAATATTGTTATAACTCGGCTAGTTTCATTTACCAACCGAGTTAGAACAAACGAAAGACGAACTAAATACGAGTCGAACTCAATTCATTCCATCTGATTCTATCTGGAAGTACCTAATCTTGTTATTTGAATAGTTGATTGAAATAAGAAAAACTATCTGataattattgaaaaattatacaAGTCTTTAAGGGCCTActtggtatcctatttgaaaattttaatcatttcttaaaacattttttaagaacatttcttgaaaataatttttttaagactcaaaaacttgattggtttgtgatttaaaaattttaaatcttacgacttaaactagacaaagaaaTCTTAAAAGAGGGGGTTGCATGAGAgggagaaagatgagagaagatgaaagaaagtaagaaatgattgaaggaaagataaagaagagagatgattgaaggaaagataaAGAAGAGAGATGATCGaacgagatagagaggaagatgagtgagagaaagaaccaaaagaataaagagagCGAATTAGAGGAGAGACGAAAAAAGTAAAcgaaaaaaaagaggagagagaaagaataaaagattaaaaattatgagtacaaatgaattttaaaaaaaatataggtgctaaaagaaattaatacatgggtacaaaataaaactaaaaagaaaatactacaaatttaaaaaaaaaatgttgcaaattaaaagtgggtacaaactcaaaatataaatatatgatacaaagtttaggcataaaatataaatataccatatgtaatttttctattatggattaaatatacaatgtcacgtgacggtatacacatggatacaaacacaaataaaactttaaaaaatatgggcacaaaaagaaactaatatacgggtacaaattaaaaatgaaaagaaaattgatacaaattaaaaataggtacaaactaaaaataaaaatatatgataaaaaatttagccataaatataaatatacaaattttaacatttttaacattaaaggaatatatttaaaaataaaaatattttattattcaaataattaatgatgttattaatacccaaggaccttgatgaaaaattgaaaatgaataggattttaatcaatggagtagcaaaaagaaggatgtgaacctaatttctccataTAAATATTAAAAGGTTAACAATCTGCATATCTTaaggtatttctcttcacttgagagtgagaggtttttggttcgattctcgtcaaaggcgaatttgaaccacattaatgctagtccattgtgaggtttagccCACTCTCCCACCctattagtgtaaataatatcgtttataaaaaaatatatatttgaatataaatccataaaataaaagtttgtaacttgaaattgaatataGCATATGAAAATAGAATATTTATGAGAGATGAAATGAAatcaaggttttaaaagacgcTAGCCGCTAGTTGGGCGGCGGGACTTAGGCAGGCGGCTAGGCGAACTTAGGCGGGCGGTTAGGTGGActaggtggatttaagtaaatttattatattttgtgtaaataaatgtctgtttatacttaaaatatatataaactacaaaatataatgacatatatattataaagtaatggaacataatgaaaatatggggaacaaacatataatatgtgttcatttaagtattcaacaagtctcttacaatttattgaaaaaaaataatatgcaaaattaaatttatctattttctgtctatgTGATTTGCAACTTAGGCGGGTCTGGACGGGCTAGACGGATGCCTAGGCGGTTTAGGTGGGCGCCTTAGCATGTTTAGGCTGCCTAACGCTTAGGCACAGTTTAgacggagatttttagaacaatgaatGAAATCATTGAAGCTGAAAAAAAAACCCCGGCCCTCCAACCCAGGCCCAACACAACCCGCTAAAAGGAACATTTCACATTCCAAACCTTAGTGGCTCATCGGTGAGAAAGCAGATTTCCCGCCACAAAATCGCTCAAGAAAAAGGGGATTAGGGTTTCAGATTGAAGGTAAAATCCCCAAATTCCCTCCATCATGTCACAACCAGTTGTAGATCTCTCTCAATTCGACATCTCCAAAGAGGTAAGAACGCACTCGCACACTTTCAATTCCAGTCTTCGTCTCGGATTCCCCAAAtttcagaagaagaaaaaatctcCGATTTTTCGTTTTGGGTATTTATTTTTCTCAGGAAAAGGACAAGCTTGTAGCGGAAGTAATCCGATACGTGCTGTTCAAGACGCACCACAGCTCGGGGTGTCCGATAAAGAGGGAAGAGCTCACCCAGCTGCTCACCAAGAACTACCGCCAGCGCAATCTTCCTACTTTCATCATCAACGAGGCCGTACAGAAGTTGTCCTCCATTTTCGGGTACGAAATGCGGGAGCTTCAGAGGTCTCGTCCTTCTTCCGCTAATCAGGGACGCATTTCGCAACAGAGTAAGATTCTTTACCTTCGAAATTTCGATGGTTATGTTTCTAATTAAGCTCaaggttcaaaattttatttgaattgtAATTCTGTTGTGATTTGTTCTGGTCCGAGTATGGTAGGATCCATATGAGCCAGTATTGGCCAAACCATATATCATGGAAATTGAGGTTTCCTAAATTGCAGGAAATGTGGGTTTCTCGATTGTAGGTTATATGTTCCCTTTTGATACAAGTTCAATTGTCATTTTACGCTGTACCCATCATTCCTTAGTAATTTCGAGGATTCCGGTTTTGACAGTAGTTTATGAACACATTATTCAGGTGCTGCGGAGGCAAAATCCTATATCATCACGAGTAAGCTACCTTCTGATGTGTATAAGAAGTATGTCTTGAACGACAATGATAGTACGGTTCCTCTCAATGGTTTCACTTTTGTCGTACTGAGTCTTGTACATATTTCCGGCGGTAAAATGACTGAAGGTATGGCTgccttttggttttattttataGTTTTATGTTTACAAGCTAATCATTTGCGAAAGGAAAGATGCCAGGAGAGCTGGCAGAACAATGTAGTTGGGAAATTGCTTATATATAAgccaaattcttttttttttttttggtaaactatAAGCCAAATTCTTTGATGAATGTACTATTATACATATTCGGTGATCTGCTTGCTTAATGGGCTCTTCCACATCTGGTATAATGAGATTGTGTAGCAAAGTGCATGGATCAGACATCACCACATATTGTCTTTAAAATGCTAAAAACCAATGTGggcaattatttattttctgttaccttgtgttgtgttgtgagaCAACCAACTTTTGCTGTCCTGGTGGAACTGCAGAGGATCTTTGGCGTAATTTGAGACGAATGGGATTGGACGAAAGCAATGAAAACCATCCAGTCCTAGGAAACATAAATCAAGCACTGGACACACTTGTCCAGCAAAGGTTTGGCTTTATTCGCTGTgagataaggctttgttgttgttgtttgtatcTGTAGGTATCTATCTCAAGTATTGTTCTTCATTTTAGATATTTGCAGAAAGACAAAGTAAGTGGACCTGAAGGCAATACTTTGTTTTATGAGCTTGCGGAGAGAGCTTTAGATGCACCAATTAGTGAGAGCACAAAAGCACACATATCAGAGGTATGATTTAGAGATCAATTATTCATGATTAAGTATCTTGTGCAGCTAAAAGTAAGTTCTGTTTGGAGTGTATATTTATCTCCCCTCAACAGAGAAAAAGTATATTTGGAAACTTACTCATGTCAACTTGCATGGTTTTCAAATTGGTGAACATTTTTGTCGTCTATTTTGGGAATTCATAGAGTTGTTAGAGGTTCAATTTTTTGCGTCTCCACTCATTTAATTCAAAGTGTAAACTGTACACAGACACGAAAGTTGAAAGGTTGTGCAAGGTAGAGCTGTAGACAAAGTAACACAATGAACAGTGTAGAGAGTTCATGAagattgcaaagaaacaaaacgtTAAGTTTGCATTTAAGGAAGGTTAAGAAAGTACACATTGGTTCTCTATCCTAGAATAAAGATTGGTCTTACCAGAGTTGACAGCGCAGAGAGTGACTGAGCCTGTCATATGGATGAGGAGGGGTCCTGTAGTTTAGAAGGGAGAGGAAGCTGAGGAGTCTAAGAATAGGAATAAATTATACAAGCAGTTCTATATAGAAAATGAGGAAATACTATGTTTTTGAGAATAAAGAACTAGAAGAAAATATAAGTGCCCGTTTGGTATCCTaccaaaaactttgattgttcctaaaaataattttcaaataacaTCACTAAAAACAGTTTTcttttaaatctcaaaatttcaaaaatctgTTTGGTTgagtttttaaaaataatttttttagtttgaattcaAACTACCTTGAGCAGAAATTGGAGGAGAGAAAGACAGGGAGAGGGTGaggaggtgagggagagagcaaaaaattacggtGAGAAAGTGAGGAGTGAGAAGAAAGAGAGGTGATGAGACAAAggttgaggagagagagagagaagacagGGTGTGATATGGGGGGAGAGGAAAGAGAGGGTtaggagagaagaaagaaagggtTAGGAGagagagcaaaaaaaaaagatgttgaGGAGAAAGCagaaaaaactctaaaaactcacttttagtgtttttaagaaatagcttatgtttttaagttagttttgaattcaatttttaaaaagagTCCTACCAAACAAGAATTCAACGCCTAAAACTCAAAAAGTGTTTTTCAGTTAAAAAAGTTGAActcaaataggataccaaacaagccctaagGAACTGTAAGAGGTTGCAAGAATATGGTAGAAACTATGAGTGTCAAACTAGTAGGAGATTATAATTACTCCGAAAACCCTAGAGACAAGTATGCATTGCAGATGAAACATTCTCTAAATTCATCCATATACCAAAAGAAAGTAGTAAAAGTATAGAAGACGATAAAAGGTAAAAGATATTAAAGACCATTTGAAAGAACATTTTTCCGAGGGTGCTGCCACTTATTTGCAAATATTGCTCTGGGGAATTAGCTCGGGAGAAAGTCTTGTTCGGCGGTTTTGTTGCTttgtttcagaaaaaaaaaaattcatagttGTGTGATTTGTACTAAAAGCTCA includes:
- the LOC126632984 gene encoding 14-3-3 protein 7-like, with the translated sequence MEIEREKHAYQAKLAEQAERYDEMIEEMKKVAKLDVELSVEERNLLSVGYKSVIGARRASWRILSSIEQKEEAKGGEQNVKRIKEYRQRVEDELAKICHDILTVVDYHLLPSSSTGESTVFYQKMKGDYYRYLAEFKSGDDRKEAADHSLKAYLTAVDTAASELPPTHPIRLGLALNFSVFYYEILNSPERACHLAKKAFDETFAELDSIDQESSKDSTLIMQLLKDNLTLWTSDLPEGGEKLKIEEPLPES
- the LOC126632986 gene encoding uncharacterized protein LOC126632986 — its product is MSQPVVDLSQFDISKEEKDKLVAEVIRYVLFKTHHSSGCPIKREELTQLLTKNYRQRNLPTFIINEAVQKLSSIFGYEMRELQRSRPSSANQGRISQQSAAEAKSYIITSKLPSDVYKKYVLNDNDSTVPLNGFTFVVLSLVHISGGKMTEEDLWRNLRRMGLDESNENHPVLGNINQALDTLVQQRYLQKDKVSGPEGNTLFYELAERALDAPISESTKAHISEIVNKEVVSVDVDD